One part of the Streptomyces lienomycini genome encodes these proteins:
- the eccD gene encoding type VII secretion integral membrane protein EccD yields the protein MTASAPTGATGGARTGGAGSPAAAGSGLGFCRVTIVAPDSRIDVALPDDVPVADLYPEILRFSQQSPAEGAPVGYHLVRRDGTVLDSARSFAAQRILDGELLTLRPFADSLPPAVFDDVSEAVASAVVHDRTLWDGALTRVACLVGAGVFPVLLAFVAWSSQVRHDMHGLQGILAAVAGVLLVTFACVRARVYKDRGSALALGLGALANVAVAGSGLVPLAEGQGIGRLQFLLACAAVLVVSVLLTLMSPSGDSAFVAFVFSSAIGLLATFVAMLTDLDPMETAAVCAVLSVCALAFLPGLSVRFARLPIGFEPPNQPRGSYASDEQSAPEPVDAERVAAQARRGHELLAGLVGGCALLSVGASIVLGFTGNVWAQLLTLATGIAMVMRAQLFRYTTQVAATLAAGLACLVALGLGLAMNPPTEYWRDALAGDSSGLDIRSVWLVAAVAAAVALVTAVGLITSRRGVTPFWGRFMEIAEVFVLLTLIPLALAVFDVYAAARSMTGD from the coding sequence ATGACGGCCTCCGCGCCGACCGGCGCGACAGGCGGCGCACGCACGGGTGGTGCCGGAAGCCCGGCCGCAGCGGGCTCGGGACTCGGCTTCTGCCGGGTCACGATCGTGGCGCCCGACAGCCGCATCGACGTGGCCCTGCCCGACGACGTGCCGGTCGCCGACCTGTATCCGGAGATCCTGCGGTTCTCCCAGCAGAGCCCCGCCGAAGGTGCGCCGGTCGGGTACCACCTCGTACGCCGTGACGGCACCGTCCTCGACAGCGCCCGCTCCTTCGCGGCGCAGCGCATCCTGGACGGTGAGCTGCTCACCCTGCGTCCGTTCGCCGACTCGCTGCCCCCGGCCGTGTTCGACGACGTGTCGGAGGCGGTCGCCTCCGCCGTCGTCCATGACCGCACGCTGTGGGACGGTGCGCTCACCCGTGTGGCCTGCCTGGTCGGGGCGGGTGTCTTCCCCGTCCTGCTGGCGTTCGTGGCCTGGAGTTCCCAGGTCCGCCACGACATGCACGGCCTGCAGGGCATTCTCGCCGCGGTGGCCGGAGTCCTGCTCGTCACCTTCGCCTGCGTGCGGGCGCGCGTCTACAAGGACCGGGGCTCCGCCCTGGCCCTCGGCCTGGGTGCCCTCGCGAACGTGGCCGTGGCGGGCTCCGGACTGGTCCCGCTCGCCGAGGGACAGGGCATCGGACGGCTCCAGTTCCTCCTGGCGTGCGCGGCGGTCCTGGTCGTCTCCGTCCTGCTCACCCTGATGTCACCGAGCGGCGACAGCGCCTTCGTGGCGTTCGTCTTCTCCTCCGCGATCGGCCTGCTGGCGACGTTCGTGGCGATGCTGACGGACCTGGATCCCATGGAGACGGCCGCGGTCTGCGCCGTCCTGTCGGTGTGCGCCCTGGCATTCCTGCCGGGCCTGTCCGTGCGCTTCGCACGGCTGCCCATCGGCTTCGAACCGCCCAACCAGCCGCGCGGCTCCTACGCGTCCGACGAGCAGAGCGCGCCGGAGCCCGTGGACGCCGAGCGCGTCGCGGCCCAGGCCCGCCGCGGCCACGAGCTTCTCGCGGGGCTGGTCGGAGGCTGCGCGCTGCTCTCCGTGGGCGCGTCGATCGTCCTCGGCTTCACGGGCAACGTGTGGGCGCAACTGCTGACGCTCGCCACGGGCATCGCGATGGTGATGCGGGCACAGTTGTTCCGCTACACCACCCAGGTCGCCGCCACGCTGGCCGCCGGGCTCGCGTGCCTGGTCGCCCTCGGCCTGGGGCTGGCGATGAACCCGCCGACGGAGTACTGGCGGGACGCGCTCGCGGGGGACAGCAGCGGCCTCGACATCCGCAGCGTGTGGCTGGTGGCGGCGGTGGCCGCGGCCGTGGCTCTGGTCACCGCGGTCGGGCTGATCACTTCCCGTCGCGGCGTGACGCCGTTCTGGGGGCGCTTCATGGAGATCGCCGAGGTCTTCGTGCTCCTGACGCTGATTCCCCTGGCTCTCGCGGTGTTCGACGTCTACGCCGCGGCACGGTCGATGACGGGCGACTGA
- a CDS encoding DUF397 domain-containing protein, producing MADAEDREVKARKERERDELYALDISGVEWHSAPGTEQHEERVEIAYLPEGAVAMRSSLDPDTVLRYTEAEWRAFVLGARDGEFDLEPAGRETTSGAE from the coding sequence ATGGCCGATGCCGAGGACCGGGAAGTCAAGGCGCGCAAGGAACGGGAGCGGGACGAGCTCTACGCCCTCGACATCTCCGGCGTCGAGTGGCACAGCGCACCCGGCACCGAGCAGCACGAGGAACGGGTCGAGATCGCCTACCTCCCCGAAGGGGCCGTGGCCATGCGATCGTCGCTCGACCCGGACACCGTGCTGCGGTACACGGAGGCGGAGTGGCGGGCGTTCGTGCTGGGAGCTCGGGACGGGGAGTTCGACCTGGAGCCGGCGGGGCGGGAGACCACGAGCGGCGCCGAGTGA
- the rpsO gene encoding 30S ribosomal protein S15 yields MSLDAAVKKQIITEFGTKEGDTGSPEVQVALLSRRISDLTEHLKTHKHDHHSRRGLLILVGQRRRLLQYLAKKDIQRFRALVERLGIRRGAAGAR; encoded by the coding sequence GTGTCGCTCGACGCCGCAGTGAAGAAGCAGATCATCACCGAGTTCGGTACCAAGGAGGGCGACACCGGCTCCCCCGAGGTCCAGGTCGCCCTGCTGTCCCGTCGGATCTCCGACCTGACCGAGCACCTCAAGACCCACAAGCACGACCACCACTCCCGTCGTGGTCTGCTCATCCTGGTCGGTCAGCGCCGCCGGCTGCTGCAGTACCTCGCCAAGAAGGACATCCAGCGCTTCCGTGCGCTGGTCGAGCGCCTCGGCATCCGCCGCGGTGCGGCGGGCGCCCGCTAG
- a CDS encoding polyribonucleotide nucleotidyltransferase produces the protein MENETHYAEAVIDNGTFGTRTIRFETGRLARQAAGSAVAYLDDDTMVLSATSASKNPKDQLDFFPLTVDVEERMYAAGKIPGSFFRREGRPSEDAILTCRLIDRPLRPSFKKGLRNEIQVVATIMALNPDHLYDVVAINAASASTQLAGLPFSGPIGGVRVALIRGQWVAFPTHTELEDAVFDMVVAGRVLEDGDVAIMMVEAEATDKTVKLVEGGAEAPTEEVVAAGLDAAKPFIKVLCRAQADLAAKAAKPTGEFPIFLDYQDDVLEALSAAVKPELTQALTIAGKQEREAELDRVKGLAAEKLLPEFEGREKEISAAYRSLTKSLVRERVIKEKKRIDGRGVTDIRTLAAEVEAIPRVHGSALFERGETQILGVTTLNMLRMEQQLDTLSPVTRKRYMHNYNFPPYSVGETGRVGSPKRREIGHGALAERAIVPVLPTREEFPYAIRQVSEALGSNGSTSMGSVCASTMSLLNAGVPLKAPVAGIAMGLISQESNGETHYVALTDILGAEDAFGDMDFKVAGTKEFVTALQLDTKLDGIPASVLAAALKQARDARLHILDVMMEAIDTPDEMSPNAPRIITVKIPVDKIGEVIGPKGKMINQIQEDTGADITIEDDGTIYIGAADGPAAEAARATINGIANPTMPEVGERYLGTVVKTTTFGAFVSLLPGKDGLLHISQIRKLAGGKRVENVEDVLGVGAKVQVEIAEIDSRGKLSLIPVIEGEAGDDDKKDDADK, from the coding sequence GTGGAGAACGAGACCCACTACGCCGAAGCCGTGATCGACAACGGCACCTTCGGCACCCGCACCATCCGCTTCGAGACGGGCCGCCTGGCCCGTCAGGCCGCCGGTTCCGCCGTGGCGTACCTGGACGACGACACCATGGTGCTGTCGGCCACCAGCGCCTCCAAGAACCCGAAGGACCAGCTCGACTTCTTCCCGCTCACGGTGGACGTCGAGGAGCGGATGTACGCCGCCGGCAAGATCCCCGGCAGCTTCTTCCGCCGTGAGGGCCGGCCCTCCGAGGACGCGATCCTCACCTGCCGCCTGATCGACCGCCCGCTGCGCCCGTCCTTCAAGAAGGGCCTGCGCAACGAGATCCAGGTCGTCGCGACGATCATGGCCCTCAACCCCGACCACCTGTACGACGTCGTGGCGATCAACGCCGCCTCCGCGTCGACGCAGCTGGCCGGCCTGCCCTTCTCCGGCCCGATCGGCGGCGTCCGCGTCGCGCTGATCCGCGGCCAGTGGGTGGCCTTCCCGACGCACACCGAGCTCGAGGACGCCGTCTTCGACATGGTCGTCGCGGGCCGCGTCCTGGAGGACGGCGACGTCGCGATCATGATGGTCGAGGCCGAGGCCACCGACAAGACCGTCAAGCTGGTCGAGGGCGGCGCCGAGGCGCCCACCGAGGAGGTCGTCGCCGCCGGTCTGGACGCCGCGAAGCCCTTCATCAAGGTGCTGTGCCGCGCCCAGGCCGACCTCGCCGCCAAGGCCGCCAAGCCGACCGGCGAGTTCCCGATCTTCCTGGACTACCAGGACGACGTCCTGGAGGCGCTCAGCGCCGCCGTCAAGCCCGAGCTGACCCAGGCGCTCACCATCGCCGGCAAGCAGGAGCGCGAGGCCGAGCTGGACCGCGTCAAGGGCCTCGCCGCCGAGAAGCTCCTCCCGGAGTTCGAGGGCCGCGAGAAGGAGATCTCCGCCGCGTACCGCTCGCTGACCAAGTCCCTGGTCCGTGAGCGCGTCATCAAGGAGAAGAAGCGCATCGACGGCCGCGGTGTCACCGACATCCGCACCCTGGCCGCCGAGGTCGAGGCCATCCCGCGCGTGCACGGCTCCGCCCTGTTCGAGCGCGGTGAGACCCAGATCCTGGGCGTCACCACCCTGAACATGCTCCGCATGGAGCAGCAGCTGGACACCCTCTCCCCGGTGACCCGCAAGCGCTACATGCACAACTACAACTTCCCGCCGTACTCCGTCGGTGAGACCGGCCGCGTCGGCTCCCCGAAGCGCCGCGAGATCGGCCACGGCGCTCTCGCCGAGCGCGCCATCGTGCCGGTGCTGCCGACGCGCGAGGAGTTCCCGTACGCGATCCGCCAGGTGTCCGAGGCCCTCGGCTCCAACGGCTCGACGTCCATGGGATCGGTCTGCGCCTCCACCATGTCGCTGCTGAACGCCGGTGTGCCGCTCAAGGCCCCCGTCGCCGGTATCGCCATGGGCCTGATCTCCCAGGAGAGCAACGGCGAGACGCACTACGTAGCCCTCACCGACATCCTCGGTGCGGAGGACGCCTTCGGCGACATGGACTTCAAGGTCGCCGGCACCAAGGAGTTCGTGACCGCCCTCCAGCTCGACACCAAGCTGGACGGCATCCCCGCCTCCGTCCTGGCCGCCGCCCTCAAGCAGGCCCGTGACGCCCGCCTCCACATCCTCGACGTGATGATGGAAGCGATCGACACGCCGGACGAGATGTCCCCGAACGCGCCGCGGATCATCACCGTGAAGATCCCGGTCGACAAGATCGGTGAGGTCATCGGCCCCAAGGGCAAGATGATCAACCAGATCCAGGAGGACACGGGCGCCGACATCACGATCGAGGACGACGGCACCATCTACATCGGTGCCGCCGACGGCCCGGCCGCCGAGGCCGCCCGCGCCACGATCAACGGCATCGCCAACCCGACCATGCCCGAGGTCGGCGAGCGCTACCTGGGCACGGTCGTGAAGACGACCACCTTCGGCGCGTTCGTCTCCCTGCTGCCCGGCAAGGACGGTCTGCTGCACATCTCGCAGATCCGCAAGCTCGCCGGCGGCAAGCGCGTGGAGAACGTCGAGGACGTGCTCGGCGTGGGCGCCAAGGTCCAGGTCGAGATCGCCGAGATCGACTCCCGCGGCAAGCTCTCCCTGATCCCCGTGATCGAGGGCGAAGCAGGCGACGACGACAAGAAGGACGACGCCGACAAGTGA